GCGCGCGAGCTGCTGCACCTCCATGGTGAAGCTGCCGCCGGTGGCGCCGGTGCCCGCGGTGACGCTGATCGAGGTGTTGTCGCTCGAGCTCGCGGTGAACAGGCCCCAGCCCGAGGTGGTGGAGAGCTTGGCGGCGGCGTCACCGAGCGCGGCGAACTGCGACTTGATGGTGCCGTAGGTGGAGAGCTGCGTCTTGAGGGACGTGGCCTGGGTCTGCAGGGTCTCCAGCGGCTTGCGTTCGATCGCGACCAGCTGCGAGACGATGCTCTGCACGTCCAGGCCGGTGCCGATGCCGGGGGAAGAGATGGCCATGGTCTTGCCTTTCGCTCGATGGACGCAGCGCACGCCGTGCGGCATGCGCTGGGTGCATCGGCGTTTCGCGGGCGCGAAACGCACGAAGCGGCGGAAGGTGCTCGCACCTCCGCCGCGTGAACGCTCCCTGACGCCGGATCAGCGCAGGAGGGCCAGCACGTTCTGCGGCACCTGGTTGGCCTGGGCCACCATCGCGGTGCCGGCCTGCGTGAGCACCTGGGTGCGCGACAGGTTCGCGGTTTCCTGCGCGAAGTCGGCGTCCATGATGCGGCCGCGGGCAGCTGCCTGGTTCTCCGAGGCGATGCGCAGGTTGCTCACCACCGATTCGAAGCGGTTCTGCACCGCACCCAGCGTGGCGCGCTTGGTGGTGGCGTCGTTCAGGGCGGTGTCGATCGCGCCGAGGGCGGTCGTGGCGTTGGCGGCGCTGGTCACGTCACCGGTGATGGCCACGGCGGCCACCGAGGCCACGGCGATGGTGTCGCCGCTGTTGGCGCCGACCTGGAAGGTGTAGGCCGAGCCGAACACGTTGGCGCCGTTGAAGCGCGTGGAGCTGCCCAGGCGGGTCACTTCGGCGGCGAGCTGCTGGAATTCGGCGTCGAGGTTGGCGCGGTCGCCGGTGCCGTTGGTGCCGTTGGCCGACTGCACGGCCAGGTCACGCATGCGCAGCAGGGCGTCGCTCACCTTGCCCAGCGCGCCGTCGGCGGTCTGCGAGAAGGAGATGGCGTCGTTGGCGTTGCGGATCGCGACGTTCATGCCACGCTCTTGAGCGCTCATGCGGGTGGCGATGGACAGGCCGGCGGCGTCGTCCTTGGCGCTGTTCACGCGCAGGCCCGACGACAGGCGTTGCATCGAGGTCGCCAGCGAGCTCTGGTTGGTGGCCAGGTTGCGCTGGGCGTTGAGGGACATCACGTTGGTGTTGATGGCGGTCATGACTTACTCCTGAAAGAGATTGACTGGTAATCCGGCATTGCTGCCAATCAGTTGCCGGCGATGCCACCGGCGGCTTGACCGGAGCTTCTTCCCTGGCTGCGGCGCTGCACCTGCATCACCGCGGCCCAGGGCTTGGCTGGCCGGACGACGAACCCCTTTTGAAGTCCGTTGAGTCCAATTTCGGTGATGCGCTGGAATTCTTTAGGGCCCCGTGAAAACCGATCGCTCGATAAGCCCCCAAGTCGCCCGCCAGTTCCGCTGGTCCCCGTTTGCCCACCGCACAGTCGGTTTCGGACCGTTTTGAAAACCAAAGGTGTAGGCAACGCGCTGACAAAGGCCTCCGGTTCTCCCGACACGTTGCACAGCGAATTACCGATTCAAGTTTTTTCACCGGTCGACACAATTCCTCACA
This is a stretch of genomic DNA from Hydrogenophaga crocea. It encodes these proteins:
- a CDS encoding flagellin, with translation MTAINTNVMSLNAQRNLATNQSSLATSMQRLSSGLRVNSAKDDAAGLSIATRMSAQERGMNVAIRNANDAISFSQTADGALGKVSDALLRMRDLAVQSANGTNGTGDRANLDAEFQQLAAEVTRLGSSTRFNGANVFGSAYTFQVGANSGDTIAVASVAAVAITGDVTSAANATTALGAIDTALNDATTKRATLGAVQNRFESVVSNLRIASENQAAARGRIMDADFAQETANLSRTQVLTQAGTAMVAQANQVPQNVLALLR